Proteins from a genomic interval of Plasmodium reichenowi strain SY57 chromosome 11, whole genome shotgun sequence:
- a CDS encoding 60S acidic ribosomal protein P1, putative — protein sequence MASIPASELPECEKQELLCTYAALILHEEKMSITSDNILKLIKNSNNTVLPYLPMLFERALKGKDIQSLLSNLSVGSAPAAAAQVTTEKPSEDKKEAKKEEKVEEEEEEDDLGFSLFG from the exons atggCATCAATTCCAGCATCAGAATTACCAGAATGTGAAAAGCAGGAACTTTTATGTACCTATGCTGCTTTAATATTAcatgaagaaaaaatgagTATAACAAGTGACAATATTTTAAAGCTTATTAAAAATTCTAACAATACTGTTTTGCCATACTTACCAATGCTTTTCGAAAGGGCTTTAAAGGGAAAAGATATTCa GAGCTTATTAAGTAACTTAAGTGTAGGAAGTGCCCCTGCAGCTGCTGCCCAAGTTACAACTGAAAAACCAAGTGAAGACAAAAAGGAAGCcaaaaaagaagaaaaagtagaggaagaagaagaagaagatgaTTTAGGTTTCTCCTTATTTGGTTAA
- a CDS encoding hypothetical protein (conserved Plasmodium protein, unknown function) has translation MSELEPSNIISTNSTQLKLQENHNQITNNLYEYDMDYDFLLIICILIYIALSVLLLKICQLSYQGACSRRRALVYFVEADSGYFSNEDE, from the exons ATGAGTGAACTAGAACCTTCTAATATAATTTCAACGAATAGTACTCAGTTAAAACTTCAAGAAAACCATAACcaaataacaaataatttatatgaatacGATATGGATTATgattttcttcttattatatgtattctAATTTATATAGCACTTTCAGTACTACTTCTAAAAATATGTCAACTg aGTTATCAGGGAGCATGTTCTAGACGTCGAGCACTTGTATATTTCGTTGAAGCTGATTCTGGATACTTTTCTAATGAAGATGAATag